A stretch of the Pan paniscus chromosome 2, NHGRI_mPanPan1-v2.0_pri, whole genome shotgun sequence genome encodes the following:
- the CHCHD4 gene encoding mitochondrial intermembrane space import and assembly protein 40 isoform X2, whose amino-acid sequence MSYCRQEGKDRIIFVTKEDHETPSSAELVADDPNDPYEEHGLILPNGNINWNCPCLGGMASGPCGEQFKSAFSCFHYSTEEIKGSDCVDQFRAMQECMQKYPDLYPQEDEDEEEEREKKPAEQAEETAPTEATATKEEEGSS is encoded by the exons GGAAGGATCGAATCATATTTGTAACCAAAGAAGATCATGAAACTCCAAGCAGTGCAGAATTGGTGGCTGATGACCCCAACGATCCATACGAGGAGCATG GATTGATACTGCCAAATGGAAACATTAACTGGAACTGCCCATGCCTTGGGGGAATGGCCAGCGGTCCCTGTGGAGAACAGTTCAAGTCAGCCTTTTCCTGCTTCCACTATAGCACGGAGGAGATCAAGGGGTCAGACTGTGTAGACCAGTTCCGGGCCATGCAGGAATGCATGCAGAAATACCCAGACCTCTATCCCCaagaggatgaggatgaggaagaggaaagagagaagaagccagcagaacaagcagaagaaacagcTCCCACTGAGGCCACTGCAACCAAAGAAGAGGAGGGATCAAGTTAA